In Chlamydiota bacterium, a single window of DNA contains:
- a CDS encoding Phosphorylated carbohydrates phosphatase, whose product MDFVKDFDLFLFDFDGLLIDSEPLHFEAYIQTLAENSYEVPWSFSQYLNYALSESEGVKKATLNLFPSISKEEWYRMYAQKKNTFAGLLEKKITLHPGVEDFLYQLNKENKTCVVVTNSPRAHIEIVKKKLPVLQTIPVWITREDYQKPKPHPEGYLKAIEMFPNKRAVGFEDSPKGIQSLLQTPAKPILISQQDAFVKVFENNEKVSIFSSFEDILVGISS is encoded by the coding sequence ATGGATTTTGTAAAAGATTTTGACCTTTTTTTGTTTGATTTTGATGGTTTATTGATTGATAGCGAGCCTTTGCATTTTGAAGCATATATCCAAACATTAGCAGAAAACAGTTATGAGGTTCCATGGAGTTTTTCTCAGTATCTCAACTATGCACTTTCTGAATCCGAAGGGGTGAAAAAAGCCACACTTAATCTTTTTCCTTCGATTAGCAAAGAAGAATGGTACCGAATGTATGCGCAAAAAAAGAATACATTTGCTGGTCTCTTAGAGAAAAAAATCACACTTCATCCAGGAGTAGAGGATTTTTTGTATCAATTGAATAAAGAAAATAAAACATGTGTTGTTGTGACAAACTCTCCAAGGGCGCATATTGAGATTGTCAAAAAGAAGCTACCGGTTTTACAAACCATTCCTGTGTGGATTACACGTGAAGATTATCAAAAGCCTAAACCCCATCCTGAAGGGTATTTAAAAGCGATTGAAATGTTTCCTAATAAAAGAGCTGTGGGATTCGAAGATTCACCCAAAGGAATCCAGTCCCTTTTGCAAACGCCAGCAAAGCCTATATTGATTTCTCAGCAAGACGCTTTTGTCAAAGTGTTTGAAAATAATGAAAAAGTATCCATCTTTAGCTCGTTTGAAGATATCTTAGTTGGAATCTCATCATAA
- the truA gene encoding tRNA pseudouridine synthase A codes for MYTYKLTLSYIGTAFCGWQIQPNSPTIQEKLQDALKILLKTSTKVIGSGRTDAGVHAIAQVAHFNTEQKLDIYTCKKALNSLLPKEIRITDICLVDDTFHALKSACAKMYVYHLHLGSPLPFLEPFVYSVPKLDIPLLEKSAKYFIGTHDFTTFTNKPCKNKDHTRTLYALDVVQQNSLVSLHFLGNGFLYKMVRNITGTLLAIQQGKLTVEDIPQLFEKKDRTHAPMPANAKGLFLKQVFYDEIPTKISSNELKMDTFSLFSNTLTKASC; via the coding sequence ATGTATACCTATAAACTCACCCTATCCTATATTGGAACGGCGTTTTGTGGATGGCAAATCCAACCAAACAGCCCTACCATCCAAGAAAAACTTCAAGACGCATTAAAAATTTTACTTAAAACATCGACAAAAGTGATTGGTTCTGGAAGAACGGATGCCGGCGTACATGCGATCGCCCAAGTGGCGCATTTTAACACAGAACAGAAGCTCGATATCTACACATGTAAAAAGGCGCTCAATTCACTACTCCCCAAAGAGATTCGCATCACAGACATCTGTCTTGTCGATGATACGTTCCACGCTCTAAAGAGCGCTTGCGCCAAAATGTATGTGTACCATCTGCATCTTGGATCACCGCTTCCTTTTTTAGAGCCTTTTGTCTACAGCGTGCCCAAATTAGACATTCCCCTTTTAGAAAAAAGCGCGAAATATTTTATCGGCACACACGATTTTACCACGTTTACTAACAAACCATGCAAAAACAAAGATCATACACGCACGCTTTATGCTCTCGATGTTGTGCAACAAAACTCTCTCGTTTCTCTACATTTTTTAGGCAACGGCTTTTTATACAAAATGGTGCGCAATATTACAGGTACATTGCTTGCTATTCAACAAGGTAAACTCACTGTTGAGGACATCCCTCAGCTCTTTGAAAAAAAAGACCGCACGCATGCGCCTATGCCAGCAAATGCAAAAGGGCTTTTTTTGAAACAGGTCTTTTATGATGAGATTCCAACTAAGATATCTTCAAACGAGCTAAAGATGGATACTTTTTCATTATTTTCAAACACTTTGACAAAAGCGTCTTGCTGA